A window of Maioricimonas rarisocia genomic DNA:
TGACGGGCCTGCGAGCGGCGACGCCCTCTCCGGATTCGACTGGGAGCAGCACCGCGCTGCATGGTCCCTGCAGGAAGGGGTGACGTACCTCAACCACGGATCCTTCGGCCCTTCGCCGCTGGTCGTCCAGACAGAGCGGGAGCGCTGGTCCCGGGAACTCGAACGGCAGCCGATGGACTTTCTGGTCCGCCGGCTCGAGCCGCTGCTCGATGACGCTCTGGCCGCATTGGGACGCTTTCTCGGCAGCCGCCCCGATGAGCTGACGTTCGTTCCGAACGCGACCGTCGGCATGAACATCGTCGCGAACAACGTGCAGTTGCAGCCCGGCGACGAAGTACTGCTCACCGACCACGAGTACGGCGCGGTCATCCGGATCTGGGGGCGGTTCTGCCAGGCCGCCGGCGCCCGCACGGTCCTCGCACGCCTGCCGCTGCCCCTGACCTCCGTCGACGACGTTGTCGACACGCTCTTCGAGCAGGTCACGGACCGAACGAAGCTGATTGTCGTCAGTCACGTCACCTCGCAGACAGCCACGATCCTGCCGGTCGCCGCCATCTGTCGGCGGGCTCGCGAGCGGGGCATCGCCGTCTGTGTCGACGGCCCGCATGCCCCGGCACAGGTGCCAGTCGATCTGCGCGAAATTGACTGCGACTACTACACGGCCAGTCTGCACAAATGGGTCAGCGCGCCGTTCGGCAGTGGCTTTCTGTACGTGCGCCCACGTCACAAGCAGGGCCTGAAGCCCGCCATCACCAGTTGGGGACGCAGCCTGTCCGGACGCGATCCCGCCTGGCAGGACGAGTTTCACTGGTTCGGCACGTACGATCCGGCCCCGTTTCTGGCCGTTCCGGCGGCAGTTCGCTTCCTCGAAGAGATTGGACTCGACCGGTTTCGCCAGCAGACGCACGCGCTGGTCCGATCTGCCCGCGAGCGGATCATGGCCGTCACCGGCGGCGAGCCTCTTACGGCGGATTCCCCCGACTGGTACGGCTCGATGGTCACCCTGCCGCTCCCGAACGTCCCCCGTTCAGATGCCTGGCCGGGCAAGCCCCACCCGCTGCAGGTCGCGCTGTGGGAGCGGTACCGGATTGAAGTCCCGGTCTTCGAATGGCAGAACCGTCTCTGCCTGCGCATTTCCTGCCACCTCTACAACACGCCCACCGACATCGACCGGCTTGTTGAGGCGCTCTCAGAGCTGGTCTGATCCGCCGGATTCCGCCCTTCTGCATCGCGCGACACCCGGGGAGCCTCCCATGCCCCCCGGGGACTCCACCCCTGCCCGGTTTGCATCAAACCGCATCAATGGGTTAAGGTGAAGTTTCCGGGCTGCTGCTGCGGGTCAGGTGTGACGTCGTCTTTCTGAATTCCCACCCGTACATGCCGGCGGTTTTGCTGCCGGCTCCCGCCCTTACCGCGAGAGTACTGCCATGACAGTCCCCTTCGCGCCTCTCATCCTCCCCGTGCTCAGTCTGGTCTGCCTTCTTGCCGGACAGCTCTCCGCCGACGATACGTCCGATCCCCAGGGCATCGCTTTCTTCGAGAAGAAAATTCGCCCGATCCTGGTCAAGCACTGCTACGAGTGTCACTCCAGTGAAGCGGATGATGTTTCCGCCGGCCTGTACGTCGACTCCCGCCAGGGACTCTTGACGGGCGGCGATATGGGTGCAGCCGTCGTCCCCGGCGAGATTTCGGACAGCCTGCTGATTCAGGCCATCGAGTACCGCGAACTGGAAATGCCTCCCGAAGGCAGACTTCCCGAGGAGGTGATTCGCGACTTTCGTCGCTGGGTCCGGATGGGAGCTCCCGATCCCCGCAATGGACAGATGCCAGCACACGTTGCTGCCGACGACTCCGATGAATCCAGGGCGGAAGATCTGTGGTCGGTGCAGCCGATTGTTCCCCACGATCCCCCCACCACGAACTCTGACTGGCCCCGCTCCAGCATCGACCATTTTGTTCACGCCCGCCATGCCGAGCACGGACTCGATCCCGTGGCCGATGCCGAGCCACTGGTGCTGCTGCGTCGTCTCTGCTTCGATCTGACCGGACTTCCGCCGACCCTCCAGCAGATGCAGGCAATTCAGGCCGATTCGTCGCCCGAAGCATTCTCGAACCTGATCGACGAGCTGCTCGCTTCACCCGCTTACGGCGAACGGTGGGCCCGACACTGGATGGATGTCGTCCGCTACGCCGAGTCGGCCGGCAGCAGCCGCGACGTACTGATGCCTCATGCCTGGCGATACCGCGACTACGTCATCGACGCCTTCAACGACGACATGCCGTACGATCGCTTCATTGCCGAACAGGTCGCCGGCGATCTTCTTCCGGCAGACTCCCCCGAAGAAGCCGACCGGTTGCAGGTCGCGACCGGCCTGCTCGCGATCGGCTCGAAGTCGCTCAACGGGGGCAATCTGCAGCTCGACCTTGTCGACGACCAGATCGACGTCATCGGCAAGGCCATGCTGGGTCTGACGGTCAGCTGTGCGCGCTGCCACGATCACAAGTTCGATCCGATCCCCACCGCCGACTACTACGCCCTGGCAGGCATCTTCAAGAGCACCGAAACCTTCTACGGCGGAGGAACGCGCCGTCCCAAGGACACCGCTGCCAAACTTGGGGTGTACCTGCCGCTCGGCACCGACGCAGAAGAGACCGCCGAGACGCTTCGCACGCTCAACCGACAGATCGCAAAGCTCACCAAGGAACGGCAGGCTCTGGGCAAGTCGATCGCCCGGCTCAAGAAGGCGCTGCCGGACGACTGGAAGCAGCGCCGCCAGGCTCTCGCACAACAGACTGCCGAACCGGTCGCGACGGAACCACAGGCCGCGGCAACTACCGACGATGCTCCGGCAGATGACGCTGCGGACGACGCGACCGAATCGGAGTCCTCCCCGATCACAAAGAAAGACGAAAAGTTTCTGGACCGGGTGACCGAGTTCGAAACGGCTCAGACCCGGCTGCGGGAAGTTCACAAGCAACTGAAGGAGCTGGACGCCCGGCAGAAGGCATTGCCGGAACTCGAGTTCGCCCTCGGCGTTCGCGAAGCGAAGAAGATCGTCGATTCGCCGATCCACATCCGGGGCGAGCGCCGCAAGACCGGTGAGGTCGTCCCCCGCGGCTTTCTCTCCTGCATCGGAGACTTCGAATCACTCACCTCACCGGTGACAGGGGAGCCGGTGGCTCCAATCGACTCGCAGCAGAGCGGGCGACTGCAACTGGCCGCCTGGCTCGCTCATCCGGACAATCCCCTGCCGCCCCGCGTGATTGTCAATCGCGTCTGGCAGCACCTGTTCGGTCGCGGACTGGTCGAATCGGTCGACAACTTCGGCATCAACGGGTCAACACCGTCGCATCCGGAGCTGCTCGACTCCCTGTCCTGGCGATTCGTCCACGTCCACAACTGGTCGATCAAGTCGCTCATCCGCGAGATCGTGCAGTCCCGCACGTATCAGCTCTCGAGCGACTATCACGAGCAGAACGTCGCGACCGACCCGGCAAACACGTTCCTGTGGAAGATGAGCCGCAAGCGGCTCGAAGCCGAACCGTTCCGGGACGCCATGCTGGCGGCGGGCGGCACACTCCGCCTCGATCGACCAGAAGCATCGCCGGTCGCCGAAATCGGTGAAGGAGAGGTTGGCCGCGGCATCAACACGAAGCCACTTTACGCGCCGTATCCGTACCGCAGCGTCTATCTGCCGATCATTCGCGGGCTGGTCCCGGAGAGTCTGAAGGTGTTCGACTTTCCGGAACCGAGCAATCCGCAGGGGGCCCGCGACACGACGAACGTGCCGGCTCAGTCGCTGTATCTGATGAACAGTCCGTTCGTGCTCGAGCAGGCCGGGCAGTTCGCCCGGCGGGTCGTCGAGTCGTCGGAGGACGACCTGAAGCGACTGCAGAACGCGTTCGCCATCGCCTTCACCCGCGAGCCGGAAGAACCCGAGGTCGCCACGATGCTTGGTTTCCTCAGTCGCACGCACGCAGAACTGGCGACGGAGTATCCGGACGAAGCGAAGCGAACCATCGCGGCCTGGACGGCCGCCTGTCACACATTGTTCGCCAGTGCCGAGTTCCGCTACGTGGACTAGCACTGGCAGCAGAATACTGTGGGTCATCACACCGCCCGCGCCGGCACGGTCGTTTGTAGCGACCGCAGCGGGCAGAGGCGGCGAGGCAAATGAAGGAGGTTTGTCCGGCAGGATCAACCGATACACTGGAGAGAGCACCAAGTGATCCGCGGTGCCGTCACTCGCGTTACCCACAATGTCCCGGCGAATCGACACGACCGGCCGGGAAGCGATGGCGGCCCCCTCCGGGAGATCGGTCATGACCCCGCCGGAAGAAACCCTCCGACGACTTGAACGGAAAGTGGACGTCCTGACGTGGCTGGTGGGAATTGTCGCGCTCGTGCTGATCGCCGATCAGTTTTCGCCGCAGTTCCTGGCCGGCACGTTGCTGGGAGCGGTCGCGCTGCTCGTAGCGCTGTCGGTTTCGAAGGGACTCCGCACCCACCTGCCCGACTTCGCCCACTGGCTGGGTCGGGTGTTCCGCAGACTTTTTGCCGGCTCGACGCCGGCTGAGTAGGCGAGTTCGCGACGGGCCCTTCGCGAACCGCCGTCGGCCAGGAAGGCCGGGACCAGAGCGAAAGGTCATCTGGCATGACGATCCCGACTCCCGACTTCAACCGCCAATTGTGCAACCGCCGACAGATGCTCAAGTCCGCCACCTGCGGACTTGGTTACCTGGCGTTCGCCGGCCTTGCCCAGCAGCAGGCCCAGGCCGGCCCGCTCGCACCGAAGATGCCGCATCACCCGCCCCGCGCCCGGCGGATGATCTTCCTGCATATGCGGGGTGGCCCTTCGGCGATGGAGACGTTCGAGTACAAGCCCGAACTCAACGTCCGCGAAGGGGAAGCCGGCAAGGCGAAAAACCGCAAACTGGTCTCCAGCAAGTGGGACTGGAAGCGCCGCGGCGAGAGCGGACTCTGGGTCTCTGACCTGGTGAAACACCAGGCGGAACATGCCGACGATCTCTGCGTTCTGTCCGGCATGCACACCGACATCGCCAATCACACGCCGGCCATGCTGCAGCTGCACACCGGCAGCTTCGCGTTCACCCGTCCCTCGATGGGAGCCTGGCTGCTGTACGGTCTGGGAAGCGAGAACCAGAACCTGCCCGGCTTTGTCAGCATTTCGCCTCCGCTGATCAACGGCGGCACCAAGAACTACGGGGCGGCGTTTCTGCCCGCGGTCTATCAGGGGACGGCGATCGGCGATATCAAGACACCGGTCCGCCAGGCGAAGATCGGCAACATCAATAACCCGCAGTACACGTCGACCCTGCAGCGCGAGCAGCTGGACGTCATCCAGTCGCTCAACGAGCGGATGGCACGACGTGACCCGGCCGACAGCCAGATCGACGGCGTCATCGAGTCATACGAACTGGCCTTCCGCATGCAGTCCGAACTGCCGGCTGTGATGGACCTCTCGGCAGAAACGCAGTCCACACTGGAAAGTTACGGGATCGGCGACGGCAAGCCGAGCGATAACTTCGGTCGCCAATGTCTGCTCGCCCGTCGCATGATCGAAGCGGGTGTGCGGCATGTCGAAGTCTGCGACGAATTCTGGGATCAGCATGGCGGCCTGGTGAAGGGGCACAATGCCCGGGCCGCAGCGACCGATCAGCCGATCGGCGCCCTGCTGACCGACCTGAAGCAGCGAGGCATGCTCGAAGACACACTTGTCGTCTGGGGCGGCGAATTCGGACGCACGCCCGATACGGCCCGCAAGGACTTCGACGGCCGCGATCACAACGCCAACGGCTACACGATGTGGATGGCGGGCGGCGGCGTGAAGGGGGGCTTCCAGTACGGTGCGACCGACGAACTGGGCTACGAAGCTGTCGAAGGACGCGTCCACCTGCACGACCTGCACGCGACGATCCTGCACCTGCTGGGACTCGACCACACGCAACTGACGTACCGATACGCCGGCCGCGACTTCCGGCTGACCGATGTCCACGGACGGGTCGTCAGCGAGATCCTCGCATGATGAAAAACGACATCGCGTCGACTCCAGTTTCCGATGCAGCCGAGCGCAAAGTGCGTTGCGTTTCGAACACCTGAAGCCTCCGGTCAACAGGCCGGTTTCCCGCGGGCATCATCGGGTCGGTTCATCGCGCGTGATCGCTCCAGTCGCGCCACCCGGCGCGACTGCACCACCCGACTAATCGGAACAATCAACACGACCAGCAAGGATCCCGGGCATCGCGTACTTTTACTGGACAGCGCAGCATCTGCACTCGGCAGCGGTCTGCAAGCAGTCGATCTTTAACAGCACAGTCACGCCAGACTGTGCAGATTAACGGTCATGTCCGGACGGCCAGAGTCATCGCCTCCGGACAACCAGCGGCCAACCGCATGGAGGCTGCAGCCGAATTGTCCAGTCACAGAAGACATCACCGCGTTGCACGGTCAGACGCCCGCACCACCGCAACGCGTCGAGACAGGAACAAGGAGTCAGGACGATGCTGGTACTGTCGAGACATCGCGATGAGAGCATCATCATCGGCGACAACATTGTGATCACGATCGTCGACATTCGAGGCGACAAGGTCCGTCTGGGAATTCAGGCCCCCACCGAGATTCCGGTGCATCGGCAGGAAATCTACGACGCGATCCAGCGCGAGAAGGCCCGGTCCCAGAATCCGACCGGCAATGTCAACGACGCGGGTCGCACCGAGTAACGTCGACGACCGCGGCTCGCACCATCCGCAGCCGCCGCTACGAGCGTCCAGCCCGGTCGATCCGCCCGGGCCTGCGACGCAACCGAGC
This region includes:
- a CDS encoding aminotransferase class V-fold PLP-dependent enzyme → MTSADGPASGDALSGFDWEQHRAAWSLQEGVTYLNHGSFGPSPLVVQTERERWSRELERQPMDFLVRRLEPLLDDALAALGRFLGSRPDELTFVPNATVGMNIVANNVQLQPGDEVLLTDHEYGAVIRIWGRFCQAAGARTVLARLPLPLTSVDDVVDTLFEQVTDRTKLIVVSHVTSQTATILPVAAICRRARERGIAVCVDGPHAPAQVPVDLREIDCDYYTASLHKWVSAPFGSGFLYVRPRHKQGLKPAITSWGRSLSGRDPAWQDEFHWFGTYDPAPFLAVPAAVRFLEEIGLDRFRQQTHALVRSARERIMAVTGGEPLTADSPDWYGSMVTLPLPNVPRSDAWPGKPHPLQVALWERYRIEVPVFEWQNRLCLRISCHLYNTPTDIDRLVEALSELV
- a CDS encoding PSD1 and planctomycete cytochrome C domain-containing protein, coding for MTVPFAPLILPVLSLVCLLAGQLSADDTSDPQGIAFFEKKIRPILVKHCYECHSSEADDVSAGLYVDSRQGLLTGGDMGAAVVPGEISDSLLIQAIEYRELEMPPEGRLPEEVIRDFRRWVRMGAPDPRNGQMPAHVAADDSDESRAEDLWSVQPIVPHDPPTTNSDWPRSSIDHFVHARHAEHGLDPVADAEPLVLLRRLCFDLTGLPPTLQQMQAIQADSSPEAFSNLIDELLASPAYGERWARHWMDVVRYAESAGSSRDVLMPHAWRYRDYVIDAFNDDMPYDRFIAEQVAGDLLPADSPEEADRLQVATGLLAIGSKSLNGGNLQLDLVDDQIDVIGKAMLGLTVSCARCHDHKFDPIPTADYYALAGIFKSTETFYGGGTRRPKDTAAKLGVYLPLGTDAEETAETLRTLNRQIAKLTKERQALGKSIARLKKALPDDWKQRRQALAQQTAEPVATEPQAAATTDDAPADDAADDATESESSPITKKDEKFLDRVTEFETAQTRLREVHKQLKELDARQKALPELEFALGVREAKKIVDSPIHIRGERRKTGEVVPRGFLSCIGDFESLTSPVTGEPVAPIDSQQSGRLQLAAWLAHPDNPLPPRVIVNRVWQHLFGRGLVESVDNFGINGSTPSHPELLDSLSWRFVHVHNWSIKSLIREIVQSRTYQLSSDYHEQNVATDPANTFLWKMSRKRLEAEPFRDAMLAAGGTLRLDRPEASPVAEIGEGEVGRGINTKPLYAPYPYRSVYLPIIRGLVPESLKVFDFPEPSNPQGARDTTNVPAQSLYLMNSPFVLEQAGQFARRVVESSEDDLKRLQNAFAIAFTREPEEPEVATMLGFLSRTHAELATEYPDEAKRTIAAWTAACHTLFASAEFRYVD
- a CDS encoding DUF1501 domain-containing protein → MTIPTPDFNRQLCNRRQMLKSATCGLGYLAFAGLAQQQAQAGPLAPKMPHHPPRARRMIFLHMRGGPSAMETFEYKPELNVREGEAGKAKNRKLVSSKWDWKRRGESGLWVSDLVKHQAEHADDLCVLSGMHTDIANHTPAMLQLHTGSFAFTRPSMGAWLLYGLGSENQNLPGFVSISPPLINGGTKNYGAAFLPAVYQGTAIGDIKTPVRQAKIGNINNPQYTSTLQREQLDVIQSLNERMARRDPADSQIDGVIESYELAFRMQSELPAVMDLSAETQSTLESYGIGDGKPSDNFGRQCLLARRMIEAGVRHVEVCDEFWDQHGGLVKGHNARAAATDQPIGALLTDLKQRGMLEDTLVVWGGEFGRTPDTARKDFDGRDHNANGYTMWMAGGGVKGGFQYGATDELGYEAVEGRVHLHDLHATILHLLGLDHTQLTYRYAGRDFRLTDVHGRVVSEILA
- the csrA gene encoding carbon storage regulator CsrA — protein: MLVLSRHRDESIIIGDNIVITIVDIRGDKVRLGIQAPTEIPVHRQEIYDAIQREKARSQNPTGNVNDAGRTE